In Mus pahari chromosome 23, PAHARI_EIJ_v1.1, whole genome shotgun sequence, the DNA window aataaGGATTAGGCTCTTCTCAGTATAATCTCAGGGGCTAGGAGCTCTGGCTCAGTAGCCCATCTGAGTTGCGAAGCCAACCAATGCAAACTCCCTGGTTTGGCCCACAAGctgggaaagagtgggcagctctggaatgacCTTTCCCCAACATGCCACCCCCAGAGTCCTGCCAGGGAGCTTTACCCCCTTCTCTGCCCCGCCCACAACTTTCTCTGGAATGTTCACTGAAGACCTTCAAGCCAACAGGTTTTTCTGCTTGCCAGGCTTAGCCTTGAGCGAGCCATGTGACCACAACGCTTGAGGGCCAGGACCATGTATGTCCTCAACGCCACTCCTAGACACCAGATCTGGGCTCTTTGGCTTTTGGGCATGTGGTCAAAGGTCATGTGCCAGGCTGGGGTGAGCTGGCTAGACAGAAGGTTGACTGGTCAGAAACTGTTCAACAACACTACCCTTTCCCAACAGAACTATGAACCCTTTGActctgtgggctggtgagatggctcggtggatataggcacttgctgccaagtctgttgatgtgagttcaatccctggaacccacatagagACAGAGGAGAACAGACTCCCTCAAGCTGTCTTCcgacctctacatgcatgctgtGACACCTGTACAACCACACAAACAGACAGAGGACACAcacaggagggggagagaaacacagaggtacacagagacgtaataaatgcatgtaaaaaaaaaaaagtttaggtgggtgggggtggcacatgtctttaatcctagcattcaggaaacaaaaagatctctgtgagttggaggccagcctggtctactgagcaagttccaggacagccaagactatgaaacaaaacaaaacaacaacaacaacaaaaagctgtcTTGAAGAACCAAAAATACCTATAAAAATATCTCTAAGGGTCCTTCCCAGAACTtggtctgaaatcccagcattcaagaggcttgaggcaggagaattgatgtgagatcaaggccagcatgggttatacaatgagtttcagggcagcctgggctacaggaccagattctatctttaaaaaaaggggggggggaaggaggaggaagaggaggaagaagaggaagaggaaaaggaagaaggagaaggaggaggaagtggaggaggaggaggaggaggaggaggaggagaagaagaagaagaagaagaagaagaagaagaagaagaagaagaagaagaagaagaaNNNNNNNNNNNNNNNNNNNNNNNNNNNNNNNNNNNNNNNNNNNNNNNNNNNNNNNNNNNNNNNNNNNNNNNNNNNNNNNNNNNNNNNNNNNNNNNNNNNNNNNNNNNNNNNNNNNNNNNNNNNNNNNNNNNNNNNNNNNNNNNNNNNNNNNNNGAATATAGCCCCATTGGTGAGTTCCTGCTAAGCACGAGGGAAGTCCTGGTCCCTCCCCAGCTCCGCATAAAGCAGGTATGGCAgcacacacttgtgatcccagcactctagaaggggaggctggaggatcaagagttcaaggccatccaccctatatgaaaggagagagagagagagagagagagagagagagagagagagagagagagagagagagagtctgaagtcttgttgctctttcagaggaaccaggttcatttcccagcaccgccatggtagttcacaaccatctagcCATACACCAAGGGAtccactgtcttctggcctccctgggcaccggacatacacatggtacacagacgcATATGCAGGCAAAGTACCCatataatacaatttttaaaaaaaatgagataaagtaaaatgaaaatagataacCCTACAAGTGAAttcaaggaaaggagagaaaagacaagCCTCCCCCAGCTTCTGGATCATACAGAGCCTAGGTGTCCCCGTCAGGCATCTAATAACTCTCGGTGGCCGACAAATCACGCATACTCAGCCCAGTGCGGATTCCTCGTGAGCTCAGAAGGAAGCAGCTGTGTCATCACCGTCCGTGAATTAGAACACGGTCTGTTTCAGCCTTGTCCTGAAGGGTGGAGGAAAGCTGGGCCCGCGTATCCCTGGTCGGTCTCCTCTTAGTGGGTACTTGACTGGATACTAAGGAAGTTTGACCTAagtatttctccagccctcttcagTACTccacttttttgtgtgtgtaggaggCTAGAGTTTGAACTCAGGAAGTCAGGACTTAACAAGGCAAggactccaccactgagctgtattcttttgttttgttttgttttgtttttgtttgcttgcttgatggTTTGAGACCGGGTCTCTGTAAGCCTGACTATCCAGGAATTTCCTGTGTAGACCCGAGACCCGATGTGCACTGTGCGCATGCAGTAcccctggaagccagaagagagcattggatccccggagcgggagttactgacagttgtgagttgctgtgTGGGTGCCTAGAAATGAagccagttcctctggaagaacagaacttGTATTTGCGGGGCCATCGCCCCAGCCCCTTGGAGGTCCTTAGTAGAAATAAAAAATCCTTTGTGAATGTGGGCTAGAAATGAGTAGTGTTGGGCTGagtgtgatggcacacgccttttgtcccagggatgcagaggcaggaggatctctgattGGAGGCCAACTTAGTCTATGGAATTggatccagggcagccagggctacactgagaaaccctgcctggaaaataaaagttaatgtGTGGGATGCTTGGTGACAGAGGCAGCAGTTAACATTGTATCCTAAAATAGGGGAAGGCTTGGCGGCTCAGGTCTGTAAGTCCAGTTATCCATGGGGCTGAGTGAGAGGGCCAGatgttcaaggccagtatgggcTGAttaataagactctgtctcaaagtaaaaaaataaaaagagggctAGGAGGCCCTAAGTTCGATCCTCAGTACGACTGAAAAATAAAGGACATGATTTAGTGGCTGCACTTGCAggggacctaggtttgattcttagcaccaacatggtggttcacaaccataaTTCCATTCCCAGGAGGTCTGATGTCCTATTCTGGTACATTCAGGCACCAGACAggcacgtggtacacagacatgcatgtaggccaaacacatatacacatcccataaaatacagcaaaatacatttaaagggcacaggatcacaggaggaaggaaagccaCTTGCTCTCTGTCATATGCAAATCTAGCTAATAAAATATGTAGATAAGCAACATATGTACACGTGAGAACCGGAGGAACATTACAATTAAATAGGAGTGGGATGGGgtagtggtggcatacacttttttttttttttaagatttatttatttattatacgtaagtacactgtagctgtcttcagacactccagaagagggcgtcagatctcgttacagatggttgtgaaccaccatgtggttgctgggatttgaactcaggaccttcagaagagcagttggtgctcttacccgctgagccatctcaccagccccggcatacgcttttaatcccaatactcaggaggcaggtggatctctgagtttgaagtcagcatggtctacagaggacagccagggctacacagagaaaccctgtctcaaaaaaccaaaaagaagagaaggagaaagaagagaagaaaggaagaaagaaagaaagaaagaaagaaagaaagaaagaaagaaagaaagaaagaaagaaggaaagaaagaaagaaagaaagaaagaaagaaagaacaaatataGGCTACAAGAAGGACTGAATGCAGGCACTGAACACAGAAACTGGATGAGGATACAAAGATAACTGATTTCTAGTTCTAACTCTGTCACAGATCTTTAGGTTTTGGTAGTGAATAAGTGCAGAAAGTATATTTTTTTGATACTGAAAGTATAAAATTTATTGTGTGAGAGGGATTTTTTTACAAATCACTTTATAACAAAGCTTTTATTCAATAGATAACCATAGAAAGATAATCgaaggcaggcaggtgtggtgatGTAGGCTTGGTTCCCGACACTTAGTGCGGAGGCAGCAGGATCATGCGTAACCTCTGGACCGACACACAAATGTGAGGTCAGTTTTGGTTGCATACTGATgtcctgtctctaaacaaaacaaaacgtgctggagagatggctcagtggtggagagcattgactgctcttctagaggtcatgagttcaattcccagcaaccacatggtgactcacaaccatctgtaatgagagctgccctcttctggagtgtctgaagacagctacagtgtacttatatataatataaaaaacaaaacaaaaacaatcaaaaaggaACGTCTGGAGTTCTGGAGTTCTGGAGTTCTGGAGTTCCGGAGTTCTGGAGTTCTGGAGTTCTGGAGTTCTGGAGTTCTGGAGTTCTGGAGttctgggagatggaggcaggaggggcaggagtttaaggccagccaaggatacataaGACCCCAtctaaaaagcaagcaaaacaaacaaccaaaaaccagttgtcggggctggtgagatggctcagtgggtaagagcaccgggctgctcttctgaaggtcctgagttcaaatcccagcaaccacatggtggctcacaaccacctgtaatgagatctgacgcccgccctcttctggagcatctgaagacagtgacagtgtacttacatataataaataaataaataaatctaaacaaaacaaaacaaaacagttgtcAGGTATAGGCACGTatcttttatctcagcactctggagacagatgcaaatgaatctctgtgagtctgaggccagcctggtctacatagtgagttccagggcagtcagagctatacagagaaaccctgtcacaaaaacaaaacaggttggAGACTCGGGAGTTAAGAGCACATgatattcttgcagaggactggagcatggttcccaggacctacatggtggctcacaaccatctgaaattccagttccaggagatcctatGCCCTCCTCTCAACTCTAAAGGCACAGGGTACaggtgtggtacacagacataaatgcgagcaaacactcagacacataaagcaaaataaataaatctgtgtttgtatgtgtctagGCAACTAGTGGCACAGAAGGCCACCAGCGCTGACAAAGAACAAAAGGGAACTAAGAGCCAGAGGCTTGGCGCCcagctgaggatgctgggaaggacTCTGGCGGGTTTGAAGTGCGACTTCAGTAACAAGGAGTCCTGAAGGCTCCCCAGCTATGCTATGACCAAAACAGCTCCGGAACTGCTAAAGGATGGACTGTGGCAGAAGAGGGCTGCGGGGGCTGAAATAAACAAATGACTGTCCCTAGACTATGAGGGGAGACggcaggggggcaggggcaggctcCCTGTGGGAAATGGGTGCAGAATGGAGTGCATTCCGGGCAGAGGGTTGCCACTCTCTGCTAATGGCGTGTTGTTAGGGCgggttctttcttcctttttttttttttttgttttttttgttttttttgttttttcgagacagggtttctctgtatagccctggctgtcctggaactgtctgggtttgtagaccaggctggcctcgaacccagaaatctgcctgcctctgcctctacctcccaaatgctgggattaaaggcgttcgccaccacctaccggctttttttttttttttttccttttttgagacagagtttttctatgTAGTTCTAGATGTTCTCGGACTCTTAtacacaaggctggccttgaactcacagaactgcTTGTCTCTGCCACCAAATGTGTGGGATTAAAGTTGTAGCCACTACACCTAGTCCAGAGCCATCTCTATTCAGTGCAGGTAACTACAGTACAAATCCCTGGCCAAGGGATTAATCCTGGTTTTTCAAATTGACCTGGACCAGGAACGGAAGACTCTGGTTCTGCCTGTTGGACCAATCCTTTGCCCTTTCTGCTCGAAAGCCCCTTTCTCCTAGGTGTTTCTTGTGAGGAGGCTTAGACAAAGCACTCGTGCTCTGGGAGCCTGACAGGGCACTACAGAGCAAGGCGCCAGAGAGCTGGCGGGAGCTGGAACAAGAGTCACTCCTGGCGCCTTCTGACCATGCCGGAGGCACAGAGAGCGTGGCATCTACCCAGGGCGGTACCCGAGGACTGAGGAGCAGGCCAGGTGGGGTCGGCTCGCCAGCCGAGAAAGGACGTTCTCAGTTTGCTGGGGACATGCCCCACACTTGCGCCTTGAACTGAGGACCTCCGATCGCAGGTAGGGAAACACTAGAAGACGACGAAGCTCTTAAAAGGAGAGGCGTGGCCTACAACGTTGTCAAGGGGGCTCAGGGAGGTGTGCACAGAACCCGGCAGGATTACGTAATGGTGCCCGAATCCGGTAGCTCCGCCCAAGGCGTGGCCAAGGAGTCAAATTCCCGGAACTAGAGCAGTTTAAAAGGTTGTGAAACCGTGCAAGGGCCCGCCTAGGTTCTCTTACAGCTCTGCCTACGGTAGGGCGCGGCCAAGAAGCTGAGCTCGCAGATGCACGCAAAGTGGGAATTACGTCATGATGCAGGAGGAGGTCCCAAAGTCCCCGGAGGCTCCGCCAAGGCGTGGCTAAGAAGCCCACGTCCGGGTGCCTGGCAGTGGCTACGGCGGTTGAGTGATCCTGCGAAGAGCAAGCCTGTGGGGTGGCCCCGCCCAGGGCGTGGCAGGGGCTCACAGATCTGAAGGGGATTGTATATTGTCCCAGAGGAGGGACCAGTCCCACGTAGCGCTTCCCTGGTCCTGGTCAGGAACTGGTCTCTAAGCCGCTCACAGTGTCTGTAGGAATTGCGTAACGGCGCAAGGGGGCAGGGCTAGCGCTGTATGGCTACGCCCAGCCTGTTACCAAGCCAGCTAGTCCTACAGACCAGGCTCCAAGTGGCTGAAGGAAATGCGTAACGTGCAAGGGCTGGGGCCAGCACATCTGGCGGCTGCGTCCAAGAAGCAACTGCTTTGGGAGGGGGCTGAACTGACTCCCGGAGTACGTTAGGCCACGTGACCTAAAGCGGTGCCTCGatgtggggcgggggggggaaggCGGAGCCCTAGTTGGACTTGACCGGGCTCTGGGAGGCGGGGCGTGCGCAGGACAGCCCTAGGAAGCACACCTTGCCGGCCGTGGGCATGCTCCGCTGGGCGCGAGCGTGGAGGGTCCCCCGTGGGATACTCGGTGACTCCTCTCCCAGGCGTTCGGCGGTTCCTGTCACGTTCTGTAGCAGCCGCAGTAGTGGCCACGGAAACGCCGATCTGAGGTCAGCCAAGGACACTGGGAGGGTTGCTCGCCACGGGTCCACTTCGCACGCGGCCCAGCTGGCCCCGCCCCTCCTTTGGCCTCGCCCCTTCTTTGGCCTCGCCCCTTTTCTCCttcactctccccacccccttactCCTCGGTGCCCCCCCCACCTTCCAGGCCGCTGCCGCTGTCCTATAATCTTCTAGATGGAGACGCGACACTTCCAGCCATCGTCTTTTTGCATGGGCTCTTCGGCAGCAAAACCAACTTCAACTCCCTCGCCAAGGCGATGGTTCAGAGGACTGGCAGGAGGGTGAGCTTCCGGGTGGGGCGGTGCATGGGTGGGCGGGGGCTAAGGGATAAGGCTGAGGGCAGTGGACCTAGTTTCAATCACTCAggtctggggttttttgtttgtttgtttttgtttttgtttttttgtttttttgagacagggtttctctgtgtagccctgcctgtcctggaactcactctgtagaccaggctggccttgaactcagaaatcggcctgcctctgcctcccaagtgctggtattaaaggcttgcgccaccactgcccggccagggCTGGGTTCTTGCTgacctgaaaatggaaagttTCAGAGCACACAGTAAACCAGAAAACATCTATGAAGAGGCCTGGTCCTGTAAGATGTCCCACAGTTAGTTCATTTATGTTACTGAAAGAAACATAACAGGTCTTTCTCAGgtcccaaagaaaccaaaaagggACAATTTTGTGGCACCTACTAGCATGGCAAAGCACACTCTAGCCTCCCGGCTTACTCTGTACCTGTGGCAGCTCTATGCTCTTGTCACCCCCGACCCCTTAAACTTTTCCAGTCCAGCGGCTTCCGgtcccccagcttctctttcctgttaaCCCAGCCATTTTCTCCCTTGGTACTCCGATCCTCCGTGAGCCTCGTTTGGTCCGCGTGCCCTCTCTCCTTGGCACCTGAAGTTATCATTTGGCCTCCACCATGGCACGTGCTTGCGCAAATGTaacttgcacacatgcatacatgtgtgtatataataaagCAACTGAGGAAGTTGCTCAAGATTCACTTCAGTGtatgcgcgtgcgcgcacacgtACTTATGTCTCCAGACTTCTCTCCCTGGCTGCTCCGTGGGCCCTACCAGGCTTTTCGTTGTCTGTAGTCAAGAGTAACACCATTCCCGTTTCACCCCCATCCCAGGTACTGACAGTGGATGCCCGGAACCACGGTGACAGCCCCCACAGTTCAGATGCAAGCTATGAAGCCATGAGTCAGGACCTTCAGGGCCTCCTCCCACAGCTGGGTCTGGTGCCCTGCGTCCTCGTTGGCCACAGCATGGGAGGAAAGACAGCCATGCTCTTGGCACTGCAGAGGGTGAGCTACACCTATCTGGGTCCTCGTAATGCACCCTGAGCCCATGGGTAATGGTGGGACTCATCCGCGCTTTGGATGGCCGGGGTCCAGAAACTCTGCTGGTGGCTCAGAGAGTTTGTCTGGGACCTGCTCTGGTCTGATTCTGTCTCGCAGCCAGATGTTGTGGAACGATTAGTTGCTGTAGACATAAGCCCGGTAGGAACCACACCTGGAACATACATTGGAGCCTTCATAGCAGCCATGAAAGCTGTTGAGATCCCAGAGAAGGTGTCGCACTCCCAAGCCCGAAAACTGGCAGATAAGCAGCTTAGCTCGGTtgtcaaggtgacacacacacccccccacacacacacacacatctgacagaggaaaAAGTGGTGGGTGGGCCTCACCGGGAGCCCCTTCACAGCTGCATGCTCTCCCCACAGGAAGCGAGCATCAGGCAGTTCCTGCTCACTAACCTGGTGGAGGTAGGTGGGCGTTTCTCCTGGAGAGTGAACCTGGATACTTTAGCTCAGCACTTGGACAAGATTCTGACTTTTCCTCAGCAACTTGAACCCTACTCGGGGCCAACCCTCTTCCTGCTTGGTGGAAATTCTACATATGTACAGTAAGCCGGTGTGGGACCATAGGAAGGGGCATGCTtggcccaccccacccccagctatgGGAGCCTGCGTGAGTGGGGGGGGCTTGGATGTGGGCACGGGGAGCCTGGCAAGGCCACTGGGCATGAAGGCTCAtgcagtgctctctctctcctgttctctccctccctcttcccccctcccccccacctctccatTGTCTTCTTTAACCCCATCTCCATTGGTTTCACTCTGGCGGTCAGACCCAGCCACCACTCGGAGATTAGGCGACTCTTCCCTCAAGCCCAGCTTCAGACCGTGCCTAACGCTGGCCACTGGGTCCACAGCGACAAACCCCAAGACTTCATGGATGCCGTCACCAGCTTCTTGGCTTAAGAAGTAGCTctttgggagagcagccagggGACTCTAGGCTTGGGATCTGTGCCTGTCTTGCTTCTGCACAGAAAAACTCAGGGGCACTGAGAGGGTCCAGGGGTACAGAAGTGGCCCATCACTTTAATGAATAAAGACAGTTCCCCCTTAAGCCCTGGATCCGTTTTCACCACCGTCGCCCCTACTGACCCCAGGAGATCGCCACTGTTGCCCCCACTGACCCCTGGACATCACCACCGTCGCCCCCACTGGCCCCGGGAGAGTGGAATCCAGGAACCCCTGCCCGCGCTTGTGTTCTCCCGTGCTCCCAGGGTGCCTCTGGACTCTTCCTGCAGCTGACTCCGCACCCGCTCTCGAACCATATG includes these proteins:
- the Abhd11 gene encoding protein ABHD11 isoform X1, which encodes MLRWARAWRVPRGILGDSSPRRSAVPVTFCSSRSSGHGNADLRPLPLSYNLLDGDATLPAIVFLHGLFGSKTNFNSLAKAMVQRTGRRVLTVDARNHGDSPHSSDASYEAMSQDLQGLLPQLGLVPCVLVGHSMGGKTAMLLALQRPDVVERLVAVDISPVGTTPGTYIGAFIAAMKAVEIPEKVSHSQARKLADKQLSSVVKEASIRQFLLTNLVEVGGRFSWRVNLDTLAQHLDKILTFPQQLEPYSGPTLFLLGGNSTYVQPSHHSEIRRLFPQAQLQTVPNAGHWVHSDKPQDFMDAVTSFLA
- the Abhd11 gene encoding protein ABHD11 isoform X2, producing MLRWARAWRVPRGILGDSSPRRSAVPVTFCSSRSSGHGNADLRPLPLSYNLLDGDATLPAIVFLHGLFGSKTNFNSLAKAMVQRTGRRVLTVDARNHGDSPHSSDASYEAMSQDLQGLLPQLGLVPCVLVGHSMGGKTAMLLALQREASIRQFLLTNLVEVGGRFSWRVNLDTLAQHLDKILTFPQQLEPYSGPTLFLLGGNSTYVQPSHHSEIRRLFPQAQLQTVPNAGHWVHSDKPQDFMDAVTSFLA